The sequence CGAATGGTCCTTGCTATCACTGTGATCGTGTTTGTGGGAACGTTCTTTGCTTCTGCTACGCTTTCTAGATTTTTCTTTGCTGGGACTCTGGTCTCGTTTTCTGGACTTCTCAACACTatctgttcttcctctgcttctgcttctaCTTCGTTTATTTGACTTctctttactttcatttttatgtttactTGATTTCTCTTTGCTCCTGCTTCTGCTACGCTTACCTGTGTTCTTACTTCGGCTCCTACTCCTATGCTTTCTTTCCCGGCTTCggcttctgctgtgttttctctcttttttggaaTCCCTCTTGTCATCCCGGTGTTTCTTGTCATCCTTATCGTCCTTGTGTCTTCTCTCTTCTGTATCACccttacttttcctttcttttgatcTTTCTCTAGATCTATCTTTTTCCCTCTCACTGCCTCTTTCCTTATCataatctctctcttttttccggctccgttcattttctttctctcgcTCTCTATCCCTGTCTCTTCTATCTGCTTTCCTGTCACGACTTCGACTACGGCTTCTGTATCTGTCCCTGCTTCTGCTTCGCCTCCGTTCTACTGTGCGATCAGTACTTCGAGATCTCcgcctctctttttctctctccttagcTTCACGTTCTAATCTCTGCcgttctctttctctttctagTTCTCTATCAAAACTAGATGATCCGTGGCCTTCCCGATGATGACTTCTGCTTCTGGATCTTCTGGGAGACCTCCTGGGACTGATGGATCGCCTTGgagaccttttaaaataaaagatattcaATATGAAACAGAGCCTTTTAAAATTAAGGGACCCTCTTTACTTTCAATTTATACTTTTTGTACACAGTCTATATTTAATCTTAAATACCAATTATCATCTTACTATTTTAATCCATTAGCATCCACAAACTGTTTTGCCTTTTGCCTTAAAACCTATCCCAGTGAAAAGACAACATGTTTCTGGTAATAAGCGTCTCAATATTGaacttttaacattaattttcaaaataacgTGTATATGACCTTGAACGTCTACGTTCTGCATGACGGTCTATTTCTTCCATTCCCTCCTTGCcatctttcttgatttttctagGTCTGCTTTTAATTTGCTGGTCAATGGCTTTCTGGACTGGCACAGGAATTCTTGGAAACAATGTGGAAAACCATTCAAGCTTAGTGAGGAAGGAACGAAGCATCTCCCCGATGGTCATAACACAACCCCCGCCTGCCTTCACATCCAGGTCCTacaaaatacaagcaaaaaatATCCTGATGGTCAAAAATATTCTTtaccgatttaaaaaaaaaaaaaaaaatgctgctacaTTACTGCCCTCTTGAAGTCTCATGATTATGAAAGTTTACTTGTCTCATATTCTAATACATTTCCTTAGAAAAATTCAAACTCTGCACCCTCTGGATTTGGCAGTATGTT is a genomic window of Rissa tridactyla isolate bRisTri1 chromosome 8, bRisTri1.patW.cur.20221130, whole genome shotgun sequence containing:
- the PRPF38B gene encoding pre-mRNA-splicing factor 38B isoform X2 — encoded protein: MKWPSEDCALGRRERGGDPSCMPLLETSTPRSLGAADTPCNCAKAGLNQFCSEASIKPVSQVEVTHVEPWEKGSRKTAGQTGMCGGVRGVGTGGIVSTAFCLLYKLFTLKLTRKQVMGLITHTDSPYIRALGFMYIRYTQPPTDLWDWFESFLDDEEDLDVKAGGGCVMTIGEMLRSFLTKLEWFSTLFPRIPVPVQKAIDQQIKSRPRKIKKDGKEGMEEIDRHAERRRSRSPRRSISPRRSPRRSRSRSHHREGHGSSSFDRELERERERQRLEREAKEREKERRRSRSTDRTVERRRSRSRDRYRSRSRSRDRKADRRDRDREREKENERSRKKERDYDKERGSEREKDRSRERSKERKSKGDTEERRHKDDKDDKKHRDDKRDSKKERKHSRSRSRERKHRSRSRSKNTGKRSRSRSKEKSSKHKNESKEKSNKRSRSRSRGRTDSVEKSRKRDQSPSKEKSRKRSRSKERSHKHDHSDSKDHSDKHDRRRSQSTERESQEKQQKNKDETV
- the PRPF38B gene encoding pre-mRNA-splicing factor 38B isoform X3, with product MKWPSEDCALGRRERGGDPSCMPLLETSTPRSLGAADTPCNCAKGLNQFCSEASIKPVSQVEVTHVEPWEKGSRKTAGQTGMCGGVRGVGTGGIVSTAFCLLYKLFTLKLTRKQVMGLITHTDSPYIRALGFMYIRYTQPPTDLWDWFESFLDDEEDLDVKAGGGCVMTIGEMLRSFLTKLEWFSTLFPRIPVPVQKAIDQQIKSRPRKIKKDGKEGMEEIDRHAERRRSRSPRRSISPRRSPRRSRSRSHHREGHGSSSFDRELERERERQRLEREAKEREKERRRSRSTDRTVERRRSRSRDRYRSRSRSRDRKADRRDRDREREKENERSRKKERDYDKERGSEREKDRSRERSKERKSKGDTEERRHKDDKDDKKHRDDKRDSKKERKHSRSRSRERKHRSRSRSKNTGKRSRSRSKEKSSKHKNESKEKSNKRSRSRSRGRTDSVEKSRKRDQSPSKEKSRKRSRSKERSHKHDHSDSKDHSDKHDRRRSQSTERESQEKQQKNKDETV
- the PRPF38B gene encoding pre-mRNA-splicing factor 38B isoform X1 — translated: MANNSPAVGAGNCQGQQAAQHQPGAVPPAQQQLQSGAPKPAASGKQGNVLPLWGNEKTMNLNPMILTNILSSPYFKVQLYELKTYHEVVDEIYFKVTHVEPWEKGSRKTAGQTGMCGGVRGVGTGGIVSTAFCLLYKLFTLKLTRKQVMGLITHTDSPYIRALGFMYIRYTQPPTDLWDWFESFLDDEEDLDVKAGGGCVMTIGEMLRSFLTKLEWFSTLFPRIPVPVQKAIDQQIKSRPRKIKKDGKEGMEEIDRHAERRRSRSPRRSISPRRSPRRSRSRSHHREGHGSSSFDRELERERERQRLEREAKEREKERRRSRSTDRTVERRRSRSRDRYRSRSRSRDRKADRRDRDREREKENERSRKKERDYDKERGSEREKDRSRERSKERKSKGDTEERRHKDDKDDKKHRDDKRDSKKERKHSRSRSRERKHRSRSRSKNTGKRSRSRSKEKSSKHKNESKEKSNKRSRSRSRGRTDSVEKSRKRDQSPSKEKSRKRSRSKERSHKHDHSDSKDHSDKHDRRRSQSTERESQEKQQKNKDETV